The DNA window AATACTCTCTCCAGGCTCTGTCCGTCTGCGCCCTTCATAAACATGTTGTAACGGCGTTTCTGCCGGTGCAGTCCCAGAGAAACATTCAGCACCAGTACAATCAGTACCAGTACCAACACCATAAGCATGACTACCAGAATTCCCAGATCAATGCCTATTGCATCAAAAAAATTATTCATCTATGATTCTACCCTTTCTGTTTTCTCAAGTATGTGTATGTATACGATCTGTTTCTATTTTATAGATTCAAACAAGTCGATCAGCCGTTCCAGCTCCTCCTGGGAATAATACTCAATCTCGATTTTTCCCTTGTTCTTATTCTTGTGCTGGATGGAAACCTTCGTTCCCACGATAGACTTAATCCGTTCTTCCAACTGCTGATAGATCACTTCCATCTGTGTATCGACTTCTTTTTTCTTTTCTTCTTTTTTCGGTTTCTGTAAATCTTTTACAATCTTTTCGGTATCTCTGACACTCAACTTCTCATCAAAGATCCGCATTGCCAGATTATACTGCTGTTCCCTGTCATCGATTCCCAGAAGTGTTCTTGCATGTCCCGGAGAAATCATATCCTGTACCAGCATATCCTGTACTCTATCATCCAGTTTCAGCAGACGCATCGCATTCGTAACCGCTGTTCTGCTCTTGGATACTCGCTCCGCGATTTCATCCTGTTTCAGATGAAATTCTTCCATCAGCCGTTTATAGGCAACCGCTTCTTCAATCGCATTCAGATCTTCCCGCTGAATATTTTCAATCAGAGCGATCTCTACAACTTCCTGATCTGAGAAATCCTTAATGATCACCGGTACTTCTTTCAATCCTGCCAGTTTTGCTGCACGCCATCTGCGCTCTCCGGCAATGATCTCATAATAATCGTCTCTTTTCTGCACCAGCAGTGGCTGCAGAATGCCGAACTGTTTGATGGATTCTGCCAGTTCCAG is part of the Blautia faecicola genome and encodes:
- a CDS encoding ParB/RepB/Spo0J family partition protein — its product is MAVKKGGLGKGLDSLIPSGTPKNKKSVTEEKKQPVKVVEKVVEKIVEKPVELKMKITEVEPNREQPRKNFDEDALLELAESIKQFGILQPLLVQKRDDYYEIIAGERRWRAAKLAGLKEVPVIIKDFSDQEVVEIALIENIQREDLNAIEEAVAYKRLMEEFHLKQDEIAERVSKSRTAVTNAMRLLKLDDRVQDMLVQDMISPGHARTLLGIDDREQQYNLAMRIFDEKLSVRDTEKIVKDLQKPKKEEKKKEVDTQMEVIYQQLEERIKSIVGTKVSIQHKNKNKGKIEIEYYSQEELERLIDLFESIK